The nucleotide sequence CGCCCCCCTCTTCCATCGGGGTATGGATCCCCTCCGGCAGGCCCCGGGCGAAGTCGTAGGCGTCGGCCAACTCCAGTGCCTCGATGACCCTCTCTTCGTCCAGTTCGAGGCCGTACGCGACGTTTTCGGCGAGGCTGTCCTGCATGATGTAAACGCGCTGGGAGACGACGGCCATCTGTTTGAGCAGGGAGCGGTGATCATACTCCCGCACATCCCGGCCGTTGATACGCAACACCCCCTCGGACGGGTCGTAAAAACGCAACAGCAGGTTGACCAGTGAGCTCTTCCCGCCCCCGCTGTCGCCGACAAGGGCGATCTGCTCGGAGGGGTGGATGGCGAGCGACACATCCCGCAAGGCCCGCTTCTCACCGTAATCAAGCGAGACATGGCTGAATGCAATCTCCCGGATCGGTTCTTCCAGGGGCTCTGTTCCCTCTTCGATCATGCTTTTGCGGTCAAGCACGTTGAAGATCCGTTCGCTCGCGGCGATGGCGTTCTGGATCTTCCCGTAGATGGAGCTGACGCGACGCATCGGCTGGAAGGTCAGGCCCACGGCCGTCAAAAACGCCGTGAACTCCCCGACGGTCATCTGGTTGTTGAACACCTGCTGCCCGGCAATGAAGATGACGGCGGCCAGCCCCGTGGCCCCCAGGACCTCCATCATCGGGGACACGATCTCGTTCGTATAGACCGCCTTCATGTTCAGTTTGAAGAACTTGTTGTTCTCCGCATCGAAGCGCCCCATCTCGTAGGCTTCGGTACCGTTGGCCTTGATGATCTCGGCGTTGTTGAACACTTCGGTCAGGCGGGTGACGACGTCGGCGTTCTTCTCCTGCGAACGGTGCGAAAGGCGGCGCAGGCGCTTGGCGATGAGGATCAGCGGGTAGATCGCCAGCGGCAGGACAACCAGTGAATAGAAGGCCAGTTCGGCGTTGAGGTAGATGACGTAGACGATCAGGCCGAGTGCCGTCAGAGACTCCCGGACCAGTTCGGGCAGCATGTTGGAGACAAAGTACTGCACCCGGTTGATATCGTTGGTGATGCGGCTGATCAGCTCCCCGCTGCGGTTGGCGTGCAGGAATGCCATGTCCAGGTGCAGCATATGGTCGAGCAGCTGCGAACGCAGCCGGGTAATGATATGCTGGCCGATATAGTTCATAAAGACGGCCTGCAGGTAGCGCCCGACGGACTTGACGACGTAGATGACAATCATCATCAAAGGGATGTAGTAGAGCATCTGCGGGTCTTTCTCGATGAACATCTTGTCCATCAGCGGCTGCATGATCTGCGCCGTCGCCACGGTGGCGAGTACCGTCATGATGATCCCGATGAGGACGATGAGATAGTAGCCTTTATACCCCTTGATATACGGCCAGAACCGCCTAAAAGTCTGTTTCATTCACTCCCCTTCTCCCATACGGGTTTCGCCGCTTTATACGCCTGCCGCACCAGGTACTCGGTCACCGCCAGTGCGGCGTTGTACTTCTGCTCGCAGGCACGCTGCAGCGCATTGACGGCATGGCCGGTTTTGAACGCTCCCCCTGCCGAGACGATGACCCCCGCGTCGTTATAGCCGCAGTGCAGCGCCTCAGGATCGTAGAGGTCCTCCCCGACGGCTATATAGGCCGCGTTGGAAAGGGTGCGGCCGTAAAGCGTCGGGAAGAGGTCGTTATGCGATGCGCTGACGTGACGGTCGAACGGTTCGCTCTTCAGATACGGCGGCAGGTAGAGGTAGAACGGTACCTGCTTGCCCTCCTGCAGCGGGTTGTCGTAATGCATGATCCCCTCGATGGTGTTGTTATCCGCAGTGATCGCGACGACGGTCCGCTCCCCTAAATTGGAGGCTTTGACCCCGTCCATAAAACGCCCGGCCATATCGAGGGCGTACTGGTAATCCTGCAGCCGCCGGTGCGCCAGCTCCATATCCCCGGTAATATGCGCCTGCAGTGCTTCCGTGAACTGCAGCGGCTTGGAGTCGTAGCTTTTGGAGAGGATATAGGGGGGATGGTTGTTCGTTGTCAGAATGTAGACGAACTGCGGCTTTTCCGCCTGCTCCAGCTTACGCAGCACGAAGTCGTACGTGTACTGGTCATACACACCGTAATCATGCTCCTCCGCCCCGGGAAAGAGCACTTCTATATCGCTTTTCCCCTCGACACGGTCGAACCCCTGGCGTTTGAAAAAACTGCCGACGTTGCGCCACGAGAGGTCCCCGCCGTAGACGAAATTCGTCTCGTAGCCCGCTGCTTTGTAGACCCTCGCTGCCGCCTGCGGGAAGGGGGTACCCTGGTAACGACTCTGCCCGTAGGCGATGCTGCCGGGACGGGCGACGACATTGAGCAGAAAGGGTTCCATCGACGCGATCGTCCCGTTGGCGCCGGAGATGAAATCGGTAAAGAGGATGTCTTCATCAAAATGTTTTTTCAGGCGTCGCAGGATATCGAACATAGGGCTCTGGTACTGCAGGATGGGCGCCCCGAAACTCTCCACCATGACGACGACGACATGGGGCGGTTTCGCTGCCGCGGCGCTATTTTTCGGCGTCATACGACGCAGGTTCGAGACGAGATCTGCCGTATTGATCCGGTCCTGCCCGAGGTAGTCCCTGAAAGCCTGCGGCACCTTGCCTTTGTAGCCGCTGCGTTTGATCAGATCGTAGCCGCCGTTTTTGTCTTTGAGGTACTGTTTGAGCGCTTTCTCGAACGCGAAGACGCCGCTGCGCGGGATGGCGTTTACAAAGACGTCCGTCGAGACCTCCGGGATGTCTTTAAGCAGGGGGAAAAGCCCGAGGCTGCCGCGCGCACCCACCCCGACCAATAGCAGCAAAATCAGGTAGACGGCTGCCGCGCTGAACGGCCCGGCCGCCGCGCCCGTCGGGCGGACGTTACGGAAAAAACGGCCGACAAGCCAGACCAGGACCACAGCGTAAAAAAGAACCAGACCGATGATCAAAGTGACATTGTAGTTTTTAAGCCCGATCTGAACGAGGGCCCAGGTGTCGTCGTCGAAAAAGCCGAAGAGCATGATCGTGATGTGCTCGCCGAAATAGGAGTAGAAACCGAAGTCGATCCCGACCAGGGCGCTGACGATCAGGTACGTCAGGGTGAAATAGCCCCGGATGAACCGTGTCAGCCACGGCAGCGGTACGACGTTGCGGGCCAGATGGTTCAGGATGATGAGCAGCAGGGGAAGTGCAGAGAGGTAGCAGACGAGCACCAGATCGATACGCAGGCCGAGGAAGAAAGCTTCGGCCAGTTCCTGCGCGGGGAAAGTCACCTTCGCCGGGGAGAACTGCCAGAAAAAGAGCAGGCGGAAGAGCGAAAGCAGCCCCAGGAAAAGGAGCTGGAGTTTCACCGTCTGCCGCAGCAGGCCGAAATAGTATTGCGTCGGCGAATCGTTCAAGCGTCAATACCCTTTTTAAGGCGTATTATACAGTGTTGCGCCGCTTTGGTATACTTTCACCAAAAAGCGACACTATGACACCGCAGCATCTCTCCCTTTTTTTCAAAGCCAACCTGCTTCTGAGCGCGCTGCTTTCACTGGCTTTTGCCCTCTTTAACAGCCACTACACCGCATCCGCCTTTGTTTTCACCCTGGCCGCCCTACTCTCCACGACGGCAACGCTCTACCTCGTCTACTGGCTGCTCCTGCGGCTTTTTTTCCGTTTTACCCGTGTGACGGCGGTCCTGCTGTTTGTGCTGTTTTTCCTGACCGATCTGCTGCTCATGACCGACTTTGCCATCTACCGCATCTGGAATTTCCATATCAACGGCATGGTCCTCAATATCCTCTTCTCCCCGGCTGCCTACGACAGCCTTCAGATGACGGGCCAGGCCGTTGCGATCGTCTTCGTCGTCATCGCCGCGCTGGCGGCGCTGCTGCTATACACTCTGAAACGGATTGCCCGGATCGACGCCGGGAAAGCGTCTCGGGTCAACCGCCGGCTGAACCGCTCCCTCGTGCCCCTGCTCTTCCTCGTCATCGTCGGCGAAAAAGTGACCTATGCCGTCGCGAACCTGCACCTCAACGGCGACATCCTCGAACGCACGAAGGTCGTCCCCCTCTACCAGCCGCTGCTGATGGACGACCTCCTTATCGGCACCTTCGGGATGGAAAAAGCCCAGAACGACGGGATCAACGTCAATATCAAAAAGATCACCAATATCCGCTACCCGCTGCACCCCATCAGCGTCACCCAGCCCAAAACGCCCAATATCTTCATCTTCGGTGTCGATGCCCTCCGCCCCGACATCGTCAGTGACGACAACATGCCGAATATGGCCTCGTTCAAACGCGACGCCGTTGATTTCGAAAACCACTACAGCGGCGGCAACAATACCCGCTTCGGCTTCTTCTCGATCTTCTACGGCATCAACTCCAGCTACTGGTTCGGTTTCCTCAATGCCAAGAAGGGGCCGGTACTCTTCGAGACCCTCAAGAAACTGGGTTACCAGATCAGCATCGACTCCAGCGTCAACACGGCGTGGCCGGAGTTCCGGCAGACGATCTTTTACGACGTCCAGGACGCTATCAAGGATGACTACAACGGCACCAAGACAGAAAACGACCTGGCCACCGTAAACTATTTCGACGCGTGGCTCGGGAAGCAGGAAGTGGACAAACCCATGTTCGCCTTCGTCTGGCTCGACGCGGTCCACAGCCGCGCCTACGACGACGCTTTCCGGAAGTACACCCCGGACCAGGTCAGCAGCCAGTACCTGACGGCGACCGCCGAGAAGCGGACGGAGCTCTTCAACATGTACAAAAACGCCGCGTATCAGGTCGATGACCGCTTCGCCCGCTTTATCGCCGCACTCAAGGCAAAGGGGCTCTACGACGACGCCGTCATCATCGTCCTTTCCGACCACGGGCAGGAGTTCTTCGAGCACGGCCACTACGGCCACAACTCCGCCTACGACCGCGAGCAGGTCAGTACGCCGCTTTATATCCGCGTGCCGAGCACGGCACCGAAAAAAGTGACCCGCCTCACCTCGCACCTCGATATCGCCCCGACGCTGATGGCGATGCTGGGGGCAGACAACCCTGCAAGCGACTACGCCCACGGCTACGACCTCTTCGCCCCTCATTACAACCGTGAGTGCGCCTTCGTCGGGAACTGGAACGAGAACGCCATCATCTGCGACAACGAGACCTTCGTCATCTCCGACGTCCTCTCAAAGGCATTCAACAACGAGATACGCGATACGAAGAGCTACAAGAAGGTCAAACTGAAAGACAGACAAAAGATGAACGAGATCCTCGTCAGAAGCCTGGAGGAGAACCGGCAGTTCAGCCGGTGATGCGATAGCGGAACGGCCTAGTCACCGTAAAAAGAGCTGACGACATCAATGACGCGCTGTCGCGTTGCCTCGTCCATCCCATAGTAAAGCGGCAGACGGACAAGACGTTCACTCTCGACGGTCGTAAAGCGGTCTTCGCCGTGAAAACGGCTGAACCGTTTGCCCGCCGGCGATGCATGCAGCGGGATGTAGTGGAATACGGCCAGGATCTCTTCCGTTTTACACCGCTCCAGCAGGGCCGTGCGCTCTTCGAAAGAGCGGCACTTGAGGTAGAACATGTGGGCATTATGCTCGCACTCCGCCGGCACCGTCGGCAGGTCAACCCCTTTTTGCGCCAGCGCGGCAAACGATTCGTAGTAGTCCCGCCAGCTCGCCAGACGGTCTGCATTGATGGCATCGGCCGATTCGAGCTGGGCATAAAGGTACGCCGCGTTTATCTCCGCCGGCAGATAGGACGAACCGATGTCGACCCAGGTGTACTTGTCCACCATGCCCCGGAAGAACTGGCTGCGGTTTGTCCCCTTCTCCCGGATAATTTCCGCACGCTCCGCAAAACGCGCGTCGTTGACGATGAGCAATCCGCCCTCACCGCCGGCCGTGTAGTTCTTCGTCTCGTGGAAACTGTACGTCCCCATATGACCGATGGTCCCGAGGGGCCGCCCCTTGTAAGTCGCCTGCATACCCTGAGCGGCGTCCTCGACGACATAGAGACCGTGGCGTTCCGCGATCGCCATAATGGTATCCATCTCGCAACCGACGCCGGCGTAATGCACCGGAACGATTACCTTCGTTCTGTCGGTAATCGCCGGTTCGATCTTTGTTTCGTCAATGTTGAGCGTATCGGGCCGAACGTCGACAAAAACGATTGTCGCCCCCCTCAACACAAATGCGTTGGCCGTCGAAACAAAGGTATAGCTCGGCATGATGACCTCATCGCCCGGCTGGATATCAAGTAGGATCGCTGCCATCTCCAACGCATGCGTGCATGATGTCGTCAGGAGGGCCTTGGGACATCCGAGTGCGGTTTCAAACCATTCATGGCACTTCTTGGTGAACATACCGTCGCCGGAGATCTTTCCGCTGGCGACCGCTTCGAGCATATAGGGCTCTTCATTACCCGTATAGGGAGCTTTGTTAAACGGAATCATTTGACGCCTCTTTCATAAATTGTGCTTCGAGTTTAAGCAGTTCGCGGCTGCGCTCTTTGATCCTTCTGGCCGGTATGCCTGCGTAGATGCCCCAGGGCTCCGTGGAAGCGAGCACCAGTGCCATCGCGCCGACGGAACTCCCTTCACCAAGCGTCACACCCGGCATGACCGTCGCACCGGCCCCGAGAATGGAGTGGCGCCCGATACGCACTGCCGCCATCGTCTCGTTTTTGTACTTTTTCGGTACCGTCGAGTTTGTCATCGTTCTGCCGCTGTAATCATCAGACTGTGTAAACACCTTGACGCCATAGGCGCATGCGCAGAAATCCCCGATCTCCAACCCCGGTTCGCCTCCGGCCAGAAGGCACATGGGAGTAATGTGCACATGTGCGCCGATCGTCACGTTGCCCGAGACGACGCAGAAGTCGTCGATCCGGGAGTCGTCCCCGATGGCAATACTCCCGCAATCGTAAATACTTGCTTTTGTACTGATCTTGACATGTTTTCCAAGGGATTTGAACCCCATCGCCCGAAGTTCTTCATCCGTATAGTAGGCCATATCTATCCTTTGAACAGCTCTTCGAGCTGCTGTTTGAGATTTGCCTCGGAGAAGTAGGCTTTGACTTTCGTCTCGTTCTCCGCCTTTGTCTCCGCATCCATCGGCTGCAGGTCAATCTCAGCCGCGTCAAAAACCTTGATCCCCAGCGCTTCGAACAGGGACCACGTTGCGACATCCCTGCGGAGGTGAACCTTTTTGCCAAGCCCCAGCAGTGTGATGATATTGCCCATCCCCTGCTGGCGCTTATGGTTGAAGACCGCGATATCGATTTCCGAAAGAAGCTGCAGGTACTCTTCAAAAGGCATAAACTCCACCAACGGCTCGAACTTGTCTCCGAACAGCTCCCGTCCGCGTGCCATGACCCTGTCGCGATAATTTCTGTTGCCGTACGAGAGCGGACAGACAACCCTGATATTTTCCCGGGCAAAACACGCCAGTCTGTCAAAAATTTCCAGATGATGGTTCGATGCGGTGGCTGAATTGCCGACCTGTATGCAGGCCTCTTTCTTCGGCGCCGCGCTCTGCACCGGAACCGAAGAGTAGATATTGCTTTTATAGATCAGGCACTCGAAATGTTTCCCCGTCGCCCCATACCACTCCCGTGCCAGATCAACGTCACCGTCTACATAGGTAACGAGCCCCGCAAAACGGCGGATCACCTGCTTTTTTTTGTAGAGGTAGAACTGCCGTTTGAGCTGTTTTCGTTTTGCAGGATAGTCGTAGAGGTCCCCGCCCCAAATCACCCAGTAAGCCTTGGCGCAGTAGCGAAGGTTGTGGAAAAAAAAATCCACGATTCCCCGGATAAGGAGGCTGTGAACGATCACCTTTTCCGCCCGGTCAAAATAGGGTTTGAGCTGTTTGGAAGTCTGCAGGTAGCGCAGGGGATTGTTCATCTTTTTGAACACCAGCACGTTCGGGTGTTTCGGAAGCGGGTGCTTCTGTTCCGACAAACCGCCGAGCACGATGAACTGGTGCTCGTCTGCATCAAAACGGGTATCGATAAAATCAATGAACGAAGCGATGAACTTTTCGTTCTTCATGATGTGCAGGTATTTCACACTGTACCGTCTTTATGTTGCCCGTTTTCCTGCAGTTCCAGCAGCATCACGTATTTCATATAGGTGTGATAGCCGGAATTGATGGAGACGGTCCAGCCCGGAATGCCGTGGAACATTCCCCCCTTCATCACGAGCTTTTTGAAGCAGTTGGAAAAGCCGTGCGTAAAAGGGTCGTACCAGGATGCCCGCTTTCCTTTCTCGTACAGCATCTTCGCCCCCCGCGCCGCGAACTTCTCCGTCGTGCGCATGAGGTGGGCATAATCATCGAAGGAGTAGTGCAGCATATCCGCATCAAGATCCTTGATGTTTGCTGTTTCAACCCGCGCGTGCCCGATTGCCTGCGAATAGCCGCATTTCCGCCGGTCATACAGCCGGGCGACGCGGTCGGGGTACCAGACCTTGATGAAGTGCTTTCCGACGAAGGTCTTTCGCTTGAATGAGAAGGCGTCATAGGGGGTCTGCTCGAGGTCAAGTGCTGCGATCGCCGCAATGGCATTCGCATCGAGACGTTCATCCGCATCGATACTGAGGATCCAGTCATTCGACGCCAGCGGGGCGCCGAAGGCCTTCTGGGGACCGTCCCCGAGGTAGGGCTGCACGACGACTTTCGCACCGAGGCTTTCGGCGATCTCGCGGGTACGGTCGCTGCTCTGCGAGTCGATAACGAGGACCTCATCGCACACGGGCAGCACCGAACGGATCACCGCTTCAATGTTCTTTTCCTCGTTGAGTGTTATAATATTGGCCGTAATCTGTTTTTTCATCGTGTCCCCGAAAATGATGAAAATCTTAACCGAATCACCATTACACTCCCATAAAAAAGGGGCCTCGGTTGCCTGCCAAACACATCATCCATCCCGACTATGCCGACTTTGAAAACGCGCTGCTCACGGTCAAGGAACAGTTTGCCTCCTCGGACGAGAGCATCCACAAGGCGCGCAACGAACTCCGGATCGTCCCCCTGCACGGCATCCGGACCGTCATCAAGGCGTTCAAGGTCCCCCACCTGCTCAACCGTTTCGTCTACGCCTACCTGCGCGATTCGAAGGCCAAAAAGTCCTATAACAACGCCGTCAGGCTGCAGGCGCTGGATGTCCCGACCCCCCAGCCCATCGGCTACATCGAGTTCTTCGAGGGCGGCCTCTTCGCGCAAAGCTTCTTCATCTCGAAATACGAGCCCTACGATTTTACGATCCGGGAGGTGCTGCACCATGAGGTAAAGGATGTGGAGGCGATCCTCCGCGCTTTTACGGCCTTCACCTGCAGCCTGCACGACAAGGGGGTCTGGCACGAGGATTACTCCCCCGGGAATATCCTGATACGGAAAGAGAACGGTTCCTACACCTTCATGCTCGTCGATATCAACCGCATGCAGTTCCGTCCCATCGGGCCCCTTGAAGGATTGAAAAACTTCAGCAAGCTCTGGGCACAGCCCGATGACCTCGCCCTGATGGGAAGGGTCTATGCCGAACTGCGCGGCATCGACGAAGCGCTGGCATTGAAAGCCATCGCCGCGTTCGACCGCAAGACCAAAGCGGTCGTCAACTTCAAAAAACGCCTCAAAGGGAAAAAGTAAACCCTTTTATACCCCGAACAGCGCCGGGAC is from Sulfurimonas sp. HSL-1656 and encodes:
- the rffA gene encoding dTDP-4-amino-4,6-dideoxygalactose transaminase; its protein translation is MIPFNKAPYTGNEEPYMLEAVASGKISGDGMFTKKCHEWFETALGCPKALLTTSCTHALEMAAILLDIQPGDEVIMPSYTFVSTANAFVLRGATIVFVDVRPDTLNIDETKIEPAITDRTKVIVPVHYAGVGCEMDTIMAIAERHGLYVVEDAAQGMQATYKGRPLGTIGHMGTYSFHETKNYTAGGEGGLLIVNDARFAERAEIIREKGTNRSQFFRGMVDKYTWVDIGSSYLPAEINAAYLYAQLESADAINADRLASWRDYYESFAALAQKGVDLPTVPAECEHNAHMFYLKCRSFEERTALLERCKTEEILAVFHYIPLHASPAGKRFSRFHGEDRFTTVESERLVRLPLYYGMDEATRQRVIDVVSSFYGD
- a CDS encoding acyltransferase, which encodes MAYYTDEELRAMGFKSLGKHVKISTKASIYDCGSIAIGDDSRIDDFCVVSGNVTIGAHVHITPMCLLAGGEPGLEIGDFCACAYGVKVFTQSDDYSGRTMTNSTVPKKYKNETMAAVRIGRHSILGAGATVMPGVTLGEGSSVGAMALVLASTEPWGIYAGIPARRIKERSRELLKLEAQFMKEASNDSV
- a CDS encoding sulfatase-like hydrolase/transferase, whose translation is MTPQHLSLFFKANLLLSALLSLAFALFNSHYTASAFVFTLAALLSTTATLYLVYWLLLRLFFRFTRVTAVLLFVLFFLTDLLLMTDFAIYRIWNFHINGMVLNILFSPAAYDSLQMTGQAVAIVFVVIAALAALLLYTLKRIARIDAGKASRVNRRLNRSLVPLLFLVIVGEKVTYAVANLHLNGDILERTKVVPLYQPLLMDDLLIGTFGMEKAQNDGINVNIKKITNIRYPLHPISVTQPKTPNIFIFGVDALRPDIVSDDNMPNMASFKRDAVDFENHYSGGNNTRFGFFSIFYGINSSYWFGFLNAKKGPVLFETLKKLGYQISIDSSVNTAWPEFRQTIFYDVQDAIKDDYNGTKTENDLATVNYFDAWLGKQEVDKPMFAFVWLDAVHSRAYDDAFRKYTPDQVSSQYLTATAEKRTELFNMYKNAAYQVDDRFARFIAALKAKGLYDDAVIIVLSDHGQEFFEHGHYGHNSAYDREQVSTPLYIRVPSTAPKKVTRLTSHLDIAPTLMAMLGADNPASDYAHGYDLFAPHYNRECAFVGNWNENAIICDNETFVISDVLSKAFNNEIRDTKSYKKVKLKDRQKMNEILVRSLEENRQFSR
- a CDS encoding lipopolysaccharide kinase InaA family protein, which gives rise to MPAKHIIHPDYADFENALLTVKEQFASSDESIHKARNELRIVPLHGIRTVIKAFKVPHLLNRFVYAYLRDSKAKKSYNNAVRLQALDVPTPQPIGYIEFFEGGLFAQSFFISKYEPYDFTIREVLHHEVKDVEAILRAFTAFTCSLHDKGVWHEDYSPGNILIRKENGSYTFMLVDINRMQFRPIGPLEGLKNFSKLWAQPDDLALMGRVYAELRGIDEALALKAIAAFDRKTKAVVNFKKRLKGKK
- a CDS encoding ABC transporter ATP-binding protein, whose translation is MKQTFRRFWPYIKGYKGYYLIVLIGIIMTVLATVATAQIMQPLMDKMFIEKDPQMLYYIPLMMIVIYVVKSVGRYLQAVFMNYIGQHIITRLRSQLLDHMLHLDMAFLHANRSGELISRITNDINRVQYFVSNMLPELVRESLTALGLIVYVIYLNAELAFYSLVVLPLAIYPLILIAKRLRRLSHRSQEKNADVVTRLTEVFNNAEIIKANGTEAYEMGRFDAENNKFFKLNMKAVYTNEIVSPMMEVLGATGLAAVIFIAGQQVFNNQMTVGEFTAFLTAVGLTFQPMRRVSSIYGKIQNAIAASERIFNVLDRKSMIEEGTEPLEEPIREIAFSHVSLDYGEKRALRDVSLAIHPSEQIALVGDSGGGKSSLVNLLLRFYDPSEGVLRINGRDVREYDHRSLLKQMAVVSQRVYIMQDSLAENVAYGLELDEERVIEALELADAYDFARGLPEGIHTPMEEGGVNLSGGQRQRIAIARAIYKNASVLILDEATSALDNESEYRIQKALASYSKDKITIMIAHRLTTVEHADRLYFFKAGEITDAGSFAELMERSEDFQRIARSYEG
- a CDS encoding LTA synthase family protein — encoded protein: MNDSPTQYYFGLLRQTVKLQLLFLGLLSLFRLLFFWQFSPAKVTFPAQELAEAFFLGLRIDLVLVCYLSALPLLLIILNHLARNVVPLPWLTRFIRGYFTLTYLIVSALVGIDFGFYSYFGEHITIMLFGFFDDDTWALVQIGLKNYNVTLIIGLVLFYAVVLVWLVGRFFRNVRPTGAAAGPFSAAAVYLILLLLVGVGARGSLGLFPLLKDIPEVSTDVFVNAIPRSGVFAFEKALKQYLKDKNGGYDLIKRSGYKGKVPQAFRDYLGQDRINTADLVSNLRRMTPKNSAAAAKPPHVVVVMVESFGAPILQYQSPMFDILRRLKKHFDEDILFTDFISGANGTIASMEPFLLNVVARPGSIAYGQSRYQGTPFPQAAARVYKAAGYETNFVYGGDLSWRNVGSFFKRQGFDRVEGKSDIEVLFPGAEEHDYGVYDQYTYDFVLRKLEQAEKPQFVYILTTNNHPPYILSKSYDSKPLQFTEALQAHITGDMELAHRRLQDYQYALDMAGRFMDGVKASNLGERTVVAITADNNTIEGIMHYDNPLQEGKQVPFYLYLPPYLKSEPFDRHVSASHNDLFPTLYGRTLSNAAYIAVGEDLYDPEALHCGYNDAGVIVSAGGAFKTGHAVNALQRACEQKYNAALAVTEYLVRQAYKAAKPVWEKGSE
- a CDS encoding TDP-N-acetylfucosamine:lipid II N-acetylfucosaminyltransferase, producing the protein MKYLHIMKNEKFIASFIDFIDTRFDADEHQFIVLGGLSEQKHPLPKHPNVLVFKKMNNPLRYLQTSKQLKPYFDRAEKVIVHSLLIRGIVDFFFHNLRYCAKAYWVIWGGDLYDYPAKRKQLKRQFYLYKKKQVIRRFAGLVTYVDGDVDLAREWYGATGKHFECLIYKSNIYSSVPVQSAAPKKEACIQVGNSATASNHHLEIFDRLACFARENIRVVCPLSYGNRNYRDRVMARGRELFGDKFEPLVEFMPFEEYLQLLSEIDIAVFNHKRQQGMGNIITLLGLGKKVHLRRDVATWSLFEALGIKVFDAAEIDLQPMDAETKAENETKVKAYFSEANLKQQLEELFKG
- a CDS encoding glycosyltransferase family 2 protein — translated: MKKQITANIITLNEEKNIEAVIRSVLPVCDEVLVIDSQSSDRTREIAESLGAKVVVQPYLGDGPQKAFGAPLASNDWILSIDADERLDANAIAAIAALDLEQTPYDAFSFKRKTFVGKHFIKVWYPDRVARLYDRRKCGYSQAIGHARVETANIKDLDADMLHYSFDDYAHLMRTTEKFAARGAKMLYEKGKRASWYDPFTHGFSNCFKKLVMKGGMFHGIPGWTVSINSGYHTYMKYVMLLELQENGQHKDGTV